The Euphorbia lathyris chromosome 8, ddEupLath1.1, whole genome shotgun sequence genome has a window encoding:
- the LOC136203100 gene encoding uncharacterized protein → MGDDPFLAKEITPKKPKDKKRKKKKRGGRKKKLTADQILAYKAVNEWVYLEQQQQTCPLVSSGSDSIVVVDDDFGVQKITASCRERVVFELHCHSKCSDGYLSPTKVVERAHANGVKVLSLTDHDTMAGIPEAIEAARKFGIKIIPGVEISTMYHSRNPEAEEPVHVLAYYSSCGPGKPEEVEKLLANIRDGRFFRAKDMVSKLNKLNFPVKWEQVAKIAGKGVAPGRMHVARAMVEGGYVENVKLAFAKYLHDDGPAYSTGSEPLAEETVKLIRETGGIAVLAHPWALKDPVAVIRKLKEAGLHGLEVYRSDGKLSVYSDLADVYGLLKLGGSDFHGRGGNCESELGSVNLPVLALHDFLNVARPIWCAAIKDIFDMYAAEPSDSNLARITHFGRAKILKGTSPCAELIERCLSIWLTNEERQNAEFEALKMKLSQISITQEGVCS, encoded by the exons ATGGGAGATGACCCTTTCCTCGCCAAAGAAATTACCCCAAAAAAACCTAAagataaaaagagaaagaagaagaagcgagGAGGCAGGAAGAAGAAATTGACAGCCGATCAGATTTTAGCTTACAAAGCTGTTAATGAATGGGTTTATTTAGAGCAGCAGCAGCAAACTTGCCCTTTGGTTTCATCTGGTTCTGATtccattgttgttgttgatgatgATTTTGGTGTGCAGAAGATTACGGCGAGTTGTAGGGAAAGGGTTGTTTTTGAATTGCATTGTCATTCTAAATGTAGTGATGGGTATTTGTCTCCTACTAAGGTTGTTGAGAGAGCTCATGCGAATGGG GTGAAAGTTCTTTCCTTGACAGATCATGATACAATGGCTGGCATTCCGGAGGCTATCGAAGCAGCTCGAAAATTCGGCATCAAGATAATCCCGGGTGTTGAGATCAGCACAATGTATCATTCAAG AAATCCTGAAGCAGAGGAGCCAGTTCATGTTCTTGCATATTACAGTAGCTGTGGACCAGGAAAGCCGGAGGAAGTAGAAAAATTATTGGCTAACATAAGAGACGGTCGTTTCTTTCGTGCGAAAGATATGGTCTcgaaactcaacaaactcaactTTCCAGTCAAGTGGGAGCAAGTTGCGAAGATTGCTGGCAAAGGAGTTGCTCCTGGGAGAATGCACGTGGCTCGAGCAATGGTCGAGGGAGGCTATGTTGAGAATGTCAAACTAGCTTTTGCAAAGTATCTACACGATGACGGACCTGCTTACTCAAC GGGAAGTGAGCCTCTTGCAGAGGAAACGGTGAAACTAATTCGTGAAACTGGGGGTATTGCTGTGCTGGCTCATCCATGGGCATTAAAGGATCCGGTTGCTGTTATCAGAAAGTTGAAAGAAGCGGGTCTTCACGGGCTGGAAGTTTATAGAAGTGACGGGAAACTTTCAG TATATAGTGATCTAGCAGATGTTTACGGTCTTCTGAAGCTCGGAGGATCAGATTTTCACGGAAGAGGAGGAAACTGCGAATCTGAACTGGGAAGCGTAAATCTCCCAGTGTTAGCATTGCACGACTTCCTCAACGTGGCTCGCCCTATCTGGTGCGCTGCTATAAAGGACATTTTCGATATGTATGCTGCTGAGCCCTCTGATTCCAATCTAGCAAGAATAACACATTTCGGTAGAGCAAAGATTTTAAAGGGGACTTCGCCGTGCGCAGAGTTGATCGAGCGCTGCTTATCGATATGGTTAACGAATGAAGAGAGACAGAATGCTGAGTTTGAGGCATTAAAGATGAAGCTTTCACAAATTTCAATCACTCAAGAAGGAGTTTGCTCCTAA